One window of Alteriqipengyuania lutimaris genomic DNA carries:
- a CDS encoding HD domain-containing protein gives MQPADTLHSVAARAKFREMKEGTQDDWAIIGSEYRAFAKGLPDRVLNHLKLLDGDFGGFPVCRLEHSLQTATRAHRDGRSEQYVVMALLHDIGDTLGSYNHPEVGAAIIKPFVTEDIHWICQNHGAFQGYYYFHFLGMDRNAREAFSDNPHYEACRHFCETYDQAAFDPDYDSETLEFFEPMVRRVMARPLASASA, from the coding sequence ATGCAGCCGGCCGATACGCTTCATTCCGTCGCCGCACGCGCGAAATTTCGCGAAATGAAGGAAGGCACGCAGGACGACTGGGCGATCATCGGCAGCGAATACCGCGCCTTTGCCAAGGGTCTGCCCGACCGGGTGCTCAACCATCTCAAACTGCTCGACGGCGATTTCGGCGGCTTTCCGGTCTGCCGGCTCGAACATTCGCTGCAGACCGCCACGCGCGCGCATCGCGACGGACGCTCCGAGCAATATGTCGTCATGGCGCTGCTGCACGATATCGGCGATACGCTGGGCAGCTACAATCATCCCGAAGTCGGCGCGGCGATCATCAAGCCCTTCGTGACCGAGGATATCCACTGGATCTGCCAGAACCATGGCGCCTTCCAGGGCTACTACTACTTCCACTTCCTCGGCATGGATCGCAACGCGCGTGAGGCGTTTAGCGACAATCCGCATTACGAGGCGTGCAGGCATTTCTGCGAAACCTACGACCAGGCCGCCTTCGATCCCGACTACGACAGCGAGACGCTGGAATTCTTCGAACCGATGGTGCGCCGCGTGATGGCGAGGCCGCTCGCCTCGGCCAGCGCCTAG
- a CDS encoding phosphatase domain-containing protein, with amino-acid sequence MQPFFGYRSHDRLVLVGRTQRSRAPEFEKGRSRWGTIRVMMSQFFASEVAGVDVTLCLTRADGKDFTHHATSGDDGYFRFEVDLEGDWPYPAQTAWEIVRLGWDNVDGHQTVTGHVLVPGADAQIGVISDIDDTIMETGITGGWHNVVRNWKRIFAQMPHERILVEGADVFYGAIGGGVAGAGKDQPTGSFIPATHRPFFYISSSPWNLFSYLVAFQQSREMPLGALFLRNWGFNMATIGKKSHGAHKRRAIAEILDHFGHLRFAFIGDDTQGDLPAFAEAVARQPDRIAAVFIRTTEKALSEVELDAKRVIESFGVPLWLGNSYAVGKDFLRAAGVAPHGETSRIVETVGPGDGEEA; translated from the coding sequence GTGCAGCCATTCTTCGGCTATCGCAGCCACGACCGGCTGGTTCTGGTGGGCAGGACCCAGCGGTCGCGCGCTCCCGAATTCGAGAAGGGCCGCAGTCGCTGGGGCACCATCCGGGTCATGATGTCTCAGTTCTTCGCCAGCGAAGTGGCGGGAGTCGACGTGACGCTGTGCCTTACCCGGGCCGACGGCAAGGATTTCACGCACCACGCCACATCCGGCGATGACGGCTATTTCAGGTTCGAAGTCGATCTGGAAGGCGACTGGCCTTATCCCGCCCAAACCGCATGGGAGATCGTGCGGCTGGGGTGGGACAATGTCGATGGCCACCAGACGGTGACGGGTCACGTGCTGGTGCCCGGAGCCGATGCGCAGATCGGTGTCATCTCGGACATCGACGACACGATCATGGAAACCGGCATCACCGGCGGCTGGCACAACGTGGTCCGCAACTGGAAGCGCATCTTCGCACAGATGCCGCACGAACGGATTCTGGTCGAAGGGGCCGACGTCTTCTACGGCGCCATCGGCGGCGGGGTTGCCGGGGCCGGCAAGGACCAGCCGACCGGCAGCTTCATCCCTGCCACGCACCGCCCCTTCTTCTATATCTCGTCATCCCCGTGGAACCTGTTTTCGTACCTCGTCGCGTTCCAGCAATCGCGCGAGATGCCGCTGGGTGCGCTGTTCCTGCGCAACTGGGGCTTCAACATGGCGACCATCGGCAAGAAGAGCCACGGCGCGCACAAGCGTCGCGCCATTGCCGAAATCCTCGATCATTTTGGGCACCTGCGCTTCGCCTTCATCGGCGACGATACGCAGGGCGACCTGCCCGCCTTCGCCGAAGCGGTGGCGCGCCAGCCCGACAGGATCGCCGCGGTCTTCATCCGCACGACCGAAAAGGCGCTGTCGGAAGTCGAACTTGACGCGAAACGGGTCATCGAAAGCTTTGGAGTCCCGCTGTGGTTGGGAAACAGCTATGCGGTCGGCAAGGATTTCCTGAGAGCAGCAGGGGTTGCACCGCATGGGGAAACATCGCGCATCGTGGAAACGGTGGGCCCGGGAGATGGAGAGGAAGCCTAA
- a CDS encoding DsbA family protein: protein MKESILRGIGVFALALLGGLLGAGLFAITGIGQHWADRQTEAYLLDNPEMLQRMASELQARDAERRLAAAGEEWRAPFPGAVLGNPEGSRTLFEFSDYNCGYCRLSHAHVEQLVAQDPELRVVIKEWPIFEGSEAAARMALAAAKQDKFAAFHRALFEQETADDAAIARAAEAAGLDVRRARTEAQGEDVTMELMRNALLAEELGFTGTPAWITGNRILQGAQGVEALAEAIGDTTDAS, encoded by the coding sequence ATGAAAGAATCGATTCTGCGCGGCATCGGGGTGTTCGCGCTCGCCCTGCTGGGCGGGCTGCTGGGTGCGGGCCTGTTTGCGATCACCGGTATCGGCCAGCATTGGGCCGACCGGCAGACCGAAGCCTACCTGCTGGACAATCCCGAAATGCTCCAGCGCATGGCGAGCGAGCTTCAGGCGCGCGATGCGGAAAGGCGCCTGGCGGCGGCGGGCGAGGAATGGCGCGCGCCCTTCCCCGGCGCGGTGCTGGGCAACCCGGAGGGGAGCCGAACCCTGTTCGAATTTTCGGACTATAATTGCGGCTATTGCCGGTTGAGCCACGCGCATGTCGAACAGCTGGTCGCGCAGGATCCCGAACTGCGGGTGGTGATCAAGGAATGGCCGATCTTCGAAGGCAGCGAGGCGGCGGCGCGCATGGCGCTGGCGGCGGCCAAGCAAGACAAGTTCGCCGCCTTCCACCGCGCGCTGTTCGAGCAGGAAACCGCCGACGATGCAGCCATCGCGCGCGCGGCCGAGGCAGCCGGGCTCGACGTTCGACGTGCACGGACCGAAGCGCAGGGCGAAGATGTGACGATGGAGCTGATGCGCAACGCGCTGCTGGCCGAAGAGCTCGGCTTTACCGGCACGCCCGCATGGATCACGGGCAACCGCATCCTCCAGGGCGCACAGGGCGTCGAGGCGCTTGCCGAAGCGATCGGCGATACGACCGACGCGTCATGA
- a CDS encoding sterol desaturase family protein: MLSALLLSTLAMIAIVALRYLAVSGAFAVLTARVRPGYHAGLRPQIRREIGWSLASAAIFGIPAGVVAFGWDRFGWTLIYSDWTDYPLWYLPLSVFIYLFAHDTWFYWTHRLMHRPKVFRAAHAVHHASRPPTAWAAMSFHPIEALTGAVVVPVLVFIVPIHIAMLGVVLAVMTVMGVTNHMGWEMFPRWLVRSAVGGWIITASHHQLHHERYKCNYGLYFRFWDRLCKTDRGLSESFLR; this comes from the coding sequence ATGCTGAGCGCCCTCCTCCTTTCGACACTCGCCATGATCGCGATCGTGGCGCTGCGCTATCTGGCGGTGAGCGGCGCGTTCGCGGTGCTCACGGCGCGCGTGCGGCCCGGCTATCATGCAGGTCTGCGCCCGCAGATCCGGCGCGAGATCGGCTGGTCGCTCGCCTCGGCCGCGATCTTCGGCATCCCCGCGGGCGTCGTCGCCTTCGGCTGGGATCGCTTCGGCTGGACGCTGATCTACAGCGACTGGACGGACTACCCGCTATGGTATCTGCCGCTGTCGGTCTTCATCTACCTGTTCGCACACGACACGTGGTTCTACTGGACCCATCGCCTGATGCACCGGCCGAAAGTGTTCCGCGCCGCGCACGCCGTGCACCATGCCAGCCGCCCGCCGACCGCGTGGGCCGCGATGAGCTTCCATCCGATAGAAGCACTCACCGGTGCGGTGGTTGTCCCCGTCCTCGTGTTCATCGTGCCGATACATATTGCTATGCTAGGGGTGGTGTTGGCCGTGATGACGGTGATGGGCGTGACGAACCACATGGGGTGGGAGATGTTTCCGCGCTGGCTGGTCCGTTCGGCCGTAGGCGGATGGATCATCACGGCGAGCCATCACCAGCTGCATCACGAGCGCTACAAGTGCAATTACGGACTCTATTTCAGGTTTTGGGATCGCTTATGCAAAACCGACCGAGGTCTATCGGAAAGCTTCCTGCGCTAG
- a CDS encoding DUF2141 domain-containing protein codes for MTAKFITLGARAALFPLALSLTLAPGVAQAQRYAQVIGNDMSLCSNGGGPAVRLTIEGLRSNSGNLFVRTYYARSSDWLKSKRYLTRLDTSPRAGSMTVCVPLPSTGNFAIAVQHDVNGNREVDFSIDGAGMSNNPKIGNFIGIPLPPSVGKASFTAGSGVADMRITMRYRD; via the coding sequence ATGACCGCGAAGTTCATCACTCTCGGCGCGCGCGCCGCGCTTTTCCCGCTCGCCCTGAGCCTCACGCTGGCTCCGGGAGTGGCGCAGGCCCAGCGCTACGCCCAGGTCATCGGCAACGACATGAGCCTGTGCAGCAATGGTGGAGGACCGGCCGTGCGCCTGACCATCGAAGGCCTGCGCTCGAACAGCGGCAACCTGTTCGTGCGGACCTATTACGCGCGCAGTTCCGACTGGCTGAAGTCCAAGCGGTACCTGACCCGTCTCGACACCAGCCCGCGCGCCGGCAGCATGACCGTGTGCGTGCCGCTGCCCAGCACCGGCAATTTCGCGATCGCCGTCCAGCACGACGTGAACGGCAACCGCGAAGTCGATTTTTCAATCGACGGCGCGGGCATGTCGAACAATCCCAAGATCGGCAATTTCATCGGCATCCCGCTGCCGCCATCGGTGGGCAAGGCGAGCTTCACGGCCGGTTCGGGCGTGGCCGACATGCGCATCACCATGCGCTACCGCGACTGA
- a CDS encoding DUF2141 domain-containing protein, which yields MGNSVDARQDVVVTVVDLRSTEGTVLACLTADHGAFPDCGEDQNAQRRVVRANSRVTIVFNDVAPGEYAISLLHDENGNGKADTTLFLPKEGFGFSRDAKANFGPPRFSSAAFRVQPDAPVYQTIRMRYIGR from the coding sequence ATGGGCAATTCCGTCGATGCGCGGCAGGACGTCGTCGTGACGGTGGTCGATCTTCGCTCTACCGAAGGGACGGTCCTCGCCTGCCTCACCGCCGATCACGGCGCTTTCCCCGATTGCGGCGAAGACCAGAACGCGCAGCGCCGCGTGGTCCGGGCCAATTCGCGCGTCACCATCGTGTTCAACGACGTGGCGCCAGGAGAATACGCGATTTCGCTGCTGCATGACGAGAACGGCAACGGAAAGGCAGACACGACGCTGTTCCTGCCGAAAGAGGGCTTCGGCTTCTCGCGCGATGCCAAGGCGAATTTCGGCCCGCCCCGCTTTTCCTCTGCGGCATTTCGCGTGCAGCCCGATGCGCCCGTCTACCAGACGATCCGCATGCGCTATATCGGTCGCTGA
- a CDS encoding sensor histidine kinase — protein MAVLPSRPAPFFANKNRAFWNLQFAGWGGAMVLRGIQGVVNDQGLGFLMLVFIATVTGFSLSLLLSVVYRNLIGRPPLVTWGFTTLALAAAVSTQVLVEAWVVGLYYSDRETTLTQLFFLYLFVELPLLGAWTGLYYAINYFLQLEEQADRLERLEAQATSAQLAMLRYQLNPHFLFNTLNSISTLVLLKQTEPANAMLTRLSRFLRHTLVSQPGGTVTVEQEVETLKLYLDIERMRFEERLQTEFDIAEEAAEGVLPSLLLQPLIENAIKYAVSPLEEGAKISLSAQVSGKRLRLVVSDTGPGLKSPVESTRGEVPASASPDSTGVGLTNIRDRLAQAYGDQHLFEIRSPANGGFTVIIELPFEREGEEEVAPLVPPPELTTHPSLRDGTGSVGTGSGKQDNAPPVDDTAYPRAIG, from the coding sequence ATGGCCGTGCTGCCCTCCCGCCCTGCGCCGTTTTTCGCGAACAAGAACCGCGCGTTCTGGAACCTCCAGTTCGCCGGTTGGGGCGGCGCGATGGTGCTGCGCGGCATCCAAGGCGTGGTGAACGACCAGGGCCTCGGCTTCCTGATGCTGGTCTTCATCGCCACGGTCACGGGCTTCTCGCTCAGCCTGCTGCTATCGGTGGTCTACCGCAACCTGATCGGTCGCCCCCCGCTCGTCACATGGGGCTTCACCACGCTCGCTCTCGCCGCTGCGGTGAGCACGCAGGTGCTGGTGGAGGCGTGGGTGGTCGGCCTCTATTACTCGGACCGCGAGACCACGCTCACGCAGCTGTTTTTCCTCTACCTGTTCGTCGAGTTGCCGCTGCTCGGCGCATGGACCGGGCTCTATTACGCGATCAACTATTTCCTCCAGCTGGAAGAGCAGGCCGACCGGCTCGAGCGGCTCGAGGCGCAGGCGACCAGCGCGCAGCTCGCGATGCTGCGCTACCAGCTCAATCCGCATTTCCTGTTCAATACGCTCAATTCGATCAGCACGCTGGTGCTGCTGAAACAGACCGAGCCCGCCAATGCGATGCTGACGCGCCTCTCGCGTTTCCTGCGCCATACGCTGGTGTCGCAACCCGGCGGAACGGTGACGGTGGAGCAGGAGGTCGAGACGCTGAAGCTCTATCTCGATATCGAACGCATGCGGTTCGAGGAGCGGTTGCAGACCGAATTCGACATTGCCGAGGAAGCCGCCGAGGGAGTGCTTCCCTCGCTGCTGCTCCAGCCGCTCATCGAGAATGCGATCAAATACGCCGTCTCCCCCCTCGAAGAGGGCGCCAAGATTTCGCTGTCGGCTCAAGTATCGGGCAAGCGGCTGCGGCTGGTGGTGTCCGATACGGGCCCGGGACTGAAATCTCCCGTGGAATCGACCCGCGGCGAAGTCCCCGCCAGCGCGAGCCCCGATTCGACCGGCGTCGGCCTGACGAATATACGGGACCGTCTGGCGCAAGCCTATGGCGATCAGCACCTGTTCGAGATCAGGTCACCGGCCAACGGAGGCTTCACGGTGATCATCGAACTCCCCTTCGAGCGCGAGGGAGAGGAAGAGGTCGCCCCGCTAGTCCCGCCGCCCGAATTGACGACCCATCCCTCCTTGCGCGATGGAACGGGTTCTGTCGGAACGGGTAGCGGGAAACAGGACAATGCCCCGCCCGTTGACGATACGGCGTACCCCCGCGCCATAGGATAG
- a CDS encoding MmcB family DNA repair protein, which translates to MADTPFLLDTDTPMAERLCDAGQAARGIMRLFARNDIWCCTEMPLRGGRRADLMGIDAKGHVIIVEIKVSRVDLTGDGKWTDYLDHCDKFYWGIGSHLDASILDGEAFLPERCGLIVADGYDAEILRPAPRHPLAPARRKVEIERLARTALRRTTVACDPDCAPYGGER; encoded by the coding sequence ATGGCCGACACTCCCTTCCTTCTCGACACCGATACACCGATGGCGGAGCGCCTGTGCGATGCCGGCCAGGCCGCCCGCGGCATCATGCGGCTGTTCGCCCGCAACGACATCTGGTGCTGCACCGAAATGCCGCTGCGCGGCGGGCGGCGGGCGGACCTGATGGGCATCGATGCCAAGGGCCACGTCATTATCGTGGAGATCAAGGTCTCGCGCGTCGACCTGACCGGAGACGGCAAGTGGACCGACTACCTGGACCATTGCGACAAGTTCTACTGGGGGATCGGCTCGCATCTCGATGCCTCGATCCTCGATGGCGAGGCCTTCCTGCCCGAACGCTGCGGCCTGATCGTGGCCGATGGCTACGATGCCGAAATCCTGCGGCCCGCACCGCGACACCCGCTGGCCCCGGCGCGGCGCAAGGTGGAGATCGAGCGGCTTGCGCGCACCGCGCTTCGGCGCACTACGGTCGCCTGCGATCCCGACTGCGCGCCCTACGGGGGCGAGCGATAG
- a CDS encoding PAS domain-containing protein: MDSLRSKFGFSDEDDNVSWGDGDDESHLTIDEVPPAPVAQDERRMQVRAYNYWASLLGERGFPSVEDIEPDNMPDFASNSVLLDFTAGIENPAIAFLGDKLAGECGSDTVIETLADVPARSLLSRITDHYMQILANEAPIGFEAEFSNHSGATILYRGILLPFSTDDETIDFIYGVINWKEVADQLTTDELLLEIDHALDDKAEEHGDDDPLLRGTPRRVAAPSITRWADGPGSDSDDASAEAARPDSHAGGGTSGKAIPTPSFARLDAYLGGGSSKTERGHQAANDASIAFSSQFSKDATFEEDESADFDPLCGLREPSHAVGLKDCLADARALAQAALDADVRSRSALYRAVGRAYDVSLAAQQDGQAFAQLLEDNNIAAVPRAPMTPVVKLVFGADYDKSRIAEYSCVLSFAHRQGLETGALAEYLENSDGGLKGLVSRERAIRRGGDEATPAQSARTPRVYRRLATLEGQSLSEIPAQGAAFSLCVIRRDEQGEIAFLGEVAEDERLLARAARHLFD, from the coding sequence ATGGACAGCTTGCGGAGTAAATTCGGCTTTTCCGACGAGGACGACAACGTCTCGTGGGGTGATGGCGACGATGAAAGCCATCTCACGATCGACGAGGTGCCACCCGCTCCCGTCGCTCAGGACGAGCGCCGGATGCAGGTCCGCGCCTATAATTACTGGGCCAGCCTGCTGGGAGAGCGCGGTTTCCCGAGCGTGGAGGATATCGAGCCCGACAACATGCCCGATTTCGCGAGCAACAGCGTTCTGCTCGATTTCACCGCAGGGATCGAGAACCCGGCCATCGCCTTCCTCGGCGACAAGCTGGCCGGGGAGTGCGGCAGCGACACCGTGATCGAGACGCTGGCCGACGTGCCCGCGCGGTCGCTGCTGAGCCGAATCACCGACCATTACATGCAGATCCTCGCGAACGAGGCGCCGATCGGTTTCGAAGCCGAGTTTTCGAATCACAGCGGCGCCACGATTCTCTATCGCGGCATATTGCTTCCTTTCTCGACCGACGACGAGACGATCGACTTCATCTATGGCGTCATCAACTGGAAGGAAGTGGCCGACCAGCTGACGACGGACGAGCTGCTCCTCGAAATCGATCATGCGCTCGACGACAAAGCGGAAGAGCACGGCGACGATGACCCGCTGTTGCGGGGAACACCGCGCCGGGTCGCCGCGCCCTCGATCACGCGCTGGGCCGACGGCCCCGGCTCGGACAGCGACGATGCCAGCGCCGAGGCCGCCCGCCCCGATTCGCACGCCGGCGGCGGCACGTCGGGCAAGGCCATTCCCACACCTTCTTTCGCACGTCTCGATGCTTATCTGGGCGGCGGCTCGTCGAAGACGGAGCGCGGGCACCAAGCGGCAAATGACGCCAGCATCGCCTTCTCCAGCCAATTCTCCAAAGACGCGACCTTCGAGGAAGACGAGAGCGCCGATTTCGATCCGCTTTGCGGGCTGCGCGAACCGTCTCATGCGGTTGGCCTGAAGGACTGCCTCGCCGATGCGCGCGCGCTCGCCCAGGCGGCGCTCGACGCCGATGTTCGCAGCCGCTCCGCGCTCTATCGGGCAGTCGGTCGCGCCTATGATGTGAGCCTCGCGGCGCAACAGGATGGGCAAGCCTTCGCCCAACTGCTGGAGGACAATAACATTGCCGCCGTTCCCCGTGCGCCGATGACGCCGGTGGTCAAACTCGTTTTCGGCGCGGATTACGATAAGTCGCGCATTGCCGAATATTCCTGCGTCCTGTCCTTCGCCCACCGCCAGGGGCTGGAAACAGGTGCACTGGCGGAATATCTGGAAAACAGCGATGGCGGCCTGAAAGGCCTGGTCTCCCGCGAACGCGCGATCCGGCGCGGTGGCGACGAGGCGACGCCAGCACAATCGGCCAGGACACCGCGGGTTTATCGCAGGCTCGCCACGCTCGAAGGGCAGTCGCTCAGCGAGATACCCGCTCAGGGCGCGGCTTTCTCGCTGTGCGTGATCCGCCGCGACGAGCAAGGCGAGATCGCGTTTCTTGGCGAGGTCGCCGAAGACGAGCGATTGCTGGCGCGCGCGGCCAGGCATCTCTTCGACTAG
- the rpe gene encoding ribulose-phosphate 3-epimerase has protein sequence MTVPLIAPSILSADFARLGEEVRSIDAAGADWIHVDVMDGHFVPNLTIGPAVVKALRPHSDKPFDVHLMVSPVDQWLEAFAEAGADHITIHPEAGPHAHRTLQTIRGLGKKAGVVINPGTPESVLEYLIDMVDLVLVMSVNPGFGGQSFIDSQLRKIEAIRAMIDATGREIWLEVDGGVDPQTAPRCVAAGADVLVAGSATFKGGAERYAANIAGLKGKTD, from the coding sequence ATGACCGTTCCGCTGATTGCCCCCTCCATCCTTTCTGCCGATTTCGCGCGGCTGGGGGAGGAAGTGCGCAGCATCGACGCGGCCGGGGCGGACTGGATCCATGTCGATGTGATGGATGGCCATTTCGTGCCCAATCTCACGATCGGCCCGGCGGTGGTCAAGGCGCTGCGCCCGCACAGCGACAAGCCCTTCGACGTGCATCTTATGGTCAGTCCGGTCGACCAGTGGCTGGAGGCCTTTGCCGAAGCCGGGGCGGATCACATCACCATCCATCCAGAAGCGGGGCCGCACGCGCATCGCACGCTGCAGACGATCCGCGGGCTGGGCAAGAAGGCCGGGGTGGTGATCAATCCGGGCACGCCCGAAAGCGTGCTCGAATACCTGATCGACATGGTCGACCTGGTGCTGGTGATGAGCGTCAATCCCGGGTTCGGCGGGCAGAGCTTCATCGACAGCCAGTTGCGCAAGATCGAGGCGATCCGCGCCATGATCGATGCGACCGGACGTGAAATATGGCTCGAGGTCGATGGCGGGGTCGATCCGCAGACCGCGCCGCGATGCGTCGCTGCCGGGGCCGACGTGCTGGTGGCGGGTTCGGCGACATTCAAGGGCGGGGCTGAGCGCTACGCCGCCAATATCGCAGGCCTCAAAGGGAAAACGGACTGA
- a CDS encoding M48 family metalloprotease — protein MAFLSRLLACLLALALTVQPAMAQSVLRDAETEALLNDMAAPLAEAAGLRPGNVEVVLVNDPSINAFVAGGQVVYIHTGLINAADSANEVQGVIAHELGHITGGHVISSGDGMRSAQTISILSLLIGIAAAAAGAGDAAIGAMMAGQRAAMGKYLAFSRVQESAADAAGAEYLSKAGVTGKGSLEFFGKLLNQEYRYSRSQSDEAGFNRTHPLSGDRIARLREVYQRDAAWDTPPDPELQVRFERARAKLFGYLSETDRTLRTYPRSDTSVPARYARAYAYHKDAQIDAALDEADALLAANPDNPYFLELRGQILLESGRPDEALPDLRRATELTFNQPLIASMFGHALIATENSDNFEEAEQVLRAAVAKDRLNPFAWYQLGVVYAERGDMPRAHLASAERQVMTRDYLAALRSAQLAESALPVGSADWLRAQDVRMQAQAALERAREDS, from the coding sequence ATGGCGTTCCTTTCCAGACTCCTCGCCTGCCTGCTGGCGCTTGCCCTCACGGTGCAGCCCGCCATGGCGCAAAGCGTGCTGCGCGACGCCGAGACCGAGGCGCTGCTGAACGACATGGCCGCTCCGCTGGCGGAGGCGGCGGGGCTCCGGCCGGGCAATGTCGAAGTCGTGCTGGTCAACGATCCGTCGATCAACGCCTTCGTTGCAGGGGGCCAGGTGGTCTACATCCACACCGGGCTGATCAACGCGGCGGACAGCGCCAACGAGGTCCAGGGCGTGATCGCCCACGAGCTCGGCCATATCACCGGCGGACACGTCATCAGTTCGGGCGACGGGATGCGCAGCGCGCAGACCATTTCCATTCTGTCGCTGCTGATCGGGATCGCCGCCGCCGCCGCAGGCGCGGGCGATGCGGCGATCGGTGCGATGATGGCGGGCCAGCGCGCGGCGATGGGCAAGTACCTCGCCTTCAGCCGCGTACAGGAATCGGCGGCCGACGCGGCGGGCGCGGAATATCTTTCCAAGGCCGGCGTCACCGGCAAGGGTTCGCTGGAGTTCTTCGGCAAGCTGCTCAACCAGGAATACCGCTACAGCCGCAGCCAGAGCGACGAGGCGGGCTTCAACCGCACCCACCCGCTTTCGGGCGACCGGATCGCGCGCCTGCGCGAGGTCTACCAGCGCGACGCGGCGTGGGACACGCCGCCCGATCCCGAATTGCAGGTCCGCTTCGAACGCGCCCGCGCCAAGCTTTTCGGCTACCTGTCCGAAACGGACCGGACGCTGCGCACCTATCCGCGGTCGGACACCAGCGTGCCCGCGCGCTATGCCCGCGCCTATGCCTACCACAAGGACGCGCAGATCGACGCCGCGCTGGACGAGGCGGACGCGCTGCTCGCGGCCAATCCCGACAATCCCTATTTCCTCGAGCTGCGCGGGCAGATCCTGCTCGAGTCGGGCCGCCCTGACGAGGCGCTGCCCGACCTTCGCCGCGCGACCGAGCTCACCTTCAACCAGCCGCTGATCGCATCGATGTTCGGTCACGCCCTGATCGCGACCGAGAATTCGGACAATTTCGAAGAGGCCGAGCAGGTTCTGCGCGCTGCGGTCGCCAAGGACCGGCTCAATCCCTTCGCGTGGTACCAGCTGGGCGTGGTCTATGCCGAACGCGGCGACATGCCGCGCGCGCATCTGGCGAGCGCGGAGCGGCAGGTGATGACGCGCGATTACCTCGCGGCGTTGCGCAGCGCGCAGCTGGCCGAGTCCGCCCTGCCCGTCGGCTCGGCCGACTGGCTGCGCGCGCAGGATGTGCGAATGCAGGCGCAGGCCGCACTCGAACGTGCGCGCGAAGACAGCTAA
- a CDS encoding alpha/beta hydrolase, translating into MERKPKEPGGCCLFQMLFVLALTILAYNLYHWIWPDLRHDLLDKADLAFTFDAPVEERGPLAYGRHEDRKLFIYRSEDAPEDALQPVLVFFHGGGWSDGDPASYGFIGRNFAPRGFVVVNVGYRLLPEGKYPAMLADSAAALRWTTQNIAKYGGDPERIYLMGHSAGAYNAVMLGLDRRWTRRLGLPDDTIDGVIGLAGPYDFLPLDSENTEEAFGEARPLAATQPVRFARADAPPMLLATGFYDESVERENSEVLFNALAAKGARARHVVFNDMGHAGILMTLARPFDNDARVKDEVTGFLRERVREGARERIETRRRLREARATGEPAPGADEPQADVTDNEDEASGDIQPSGG; encoded by the coding sequence ATGGAGAGGAAGCCTAAGGAACCGGGCGGCTGCTGTCTGTTCCAGATGCTCTTCGTCCTCGCGCTGACGATCCTCGCCTACAACCTCTACCACTGGATCTGGCCGGACCTGCGGCACGACCTGCTCGACAAGGCCGACCTCGCCTTTACCTTCGATGCGCCGGTCGAAGAGCGGGGCCCGCTGGCCTATGGCCGGCACGAGGATCGCAAGCTGTTCATCTATCGCAGCGAAGACGCGCCCGAGGATGCGCTGCAGCCGGTGCTCGTCTTCTTCCACGGCGGCGGCTGGTCCGATGGCGATCCGGCTTCCTACGGCTTCATCGGCCGCAATTTCGCGCCCAGGGGCTTCGTGGTCGTCAATGTCGGCTATCGCCTGCTGCCCGAAGGCAAATATCCCGCGATGCTGGCCGACAGCGCGGCGGCGCTTCGCTGGACCACCCAGAACATCGCGAAATACGGCGGCGATCCGGAGCGTATCTACCTCATGGGTCATTCGGCAGGGGCCTACAACGCGGTCATGCTGGGTCTCGACCGGCGCTGGACCCGGCGCCTGGGCCTGCCCGACGACACGATCGACGGCGTGATCGGGCTGGCAGGGCCATACGATTTCCTACCGCTCGACAGCGAAAACACCGAAGAAGCCTTTGGCGAGGCGCGGCCGCTTGCGGCAACGCAGCCCGTGCGTTTTGCACGCGCCGATGCCCCGCCCATGCTGCTGGCGACCGGGTTCTACGACGAGAGCGTGGAACGCGAGAATTCCGAAGTGCTTTTCAATGCCCTCGCGGCAAAGGGCGCGCGCGCGCGGCATGTCGTGTTCAACGACATGGGCCACGCGGGCATTCTCATGACGCTCGCCCGGCCCTTCGACAATGATGCGCGGGTCAAGGACGAGGTCACCGGCTTCCTGCGCGAACGGGTTCGCGAGGGTGCGCGCGAGCGGATCGAGACGCGCCGCCGCCTGCGCGAAGCGCGGGCGACGGGTGAACCCGCGCCGGGGGCCGATGAACCCCAGGCGGATGTCACTGACAATGAGGACGAAGCTTCAGGAGACATTCAGCCCTCCGGGGGCTAG